One part of the Hippoglossus hippoglossus isolate fHipHip1 chromosome 11, fHipHip1.pri, whole genome shotgun sequence genome encodes these proteins:
- the lrrc3b gene encoding leucine-rich repeat-containing protein 3B, with the protein MTLLDLWLSRSIPMCLLLQSLVLMALCFPSASMCPKGCICQRDPHLHGLNVTCSQSRLKEIPPSLPVDTVLLRLDHNQIGAVPDQTFHGLRLLRELNLSYNAVETLGEAAFSGIEATLQVLDLSHNRITSVHKDAFARLKARVIVDDNPWHCDCALQQAISGMAHNHEAAARVLCRSSELLDQEGRPFMAVDTDLCNLAKRTTDYAMLVTMFGWFAMVISYVVYYVRQNQEDARRHLEYLKSLPSKPKKPDEADDISTVV; encoded by the coding sequence ATGACCTTGCTGGACTTGTGGCTGTCGCGCTCCATCCCCATGtgcctgctccttcagagccttgTCCTCATGGCCCTGTGCTTCCCCTCGGCCAGCATGTGCCCAAAGGGCTGCATCTGCCAACGCGACCCCCACCTCCATGGCCTCAACGTTACCTGCAGTCAGTCCCGCCTCAAAGAGATCCCCCCCAGCCTCCCGGTTGATACAGTCCTGCTGAGGCTGGACCACAACCAAATTGGAGCGGTGCCTGATCAAACCTTCCATGGACTTAGGCTTTTGAGGGAGCTCAATCTTTCATACAACGCAGTGGAGACTTTAGGCGAAGCAGCCTTCAGTGGCATAGAGGCGACCTTACAGGTGCTGGACCTCTCCCACAACCGTATTACTAGCGTACACAAGGATGCCTTTGCTCGGCTCAAGGCCCGCGTCATTGTGGACGATAACCCCTGGCATTGTGACTGCGCCCTCCAGCAGGCCATCAGTGGAATGGCCCACAACCACGAGGCTGCTGCTAGGGTTCTCTGCAGGAGCTCGGAGCTTCTCGACCAGGAGGGAAGACCTTTCATGGCAGTGGATACTGACCTCTGTAACCTGGCCAAAAGGACCACAGACTATGCTATGCTGGTGACCATGTTTGGTTGGTTTGCCATGGTCATTTCATATGTGGTGTATTATGTTCGACAGAACCAGGAGGACGCCCGACGCCACCTGGAGTACCTCAAGTCTCTTCCTAGCAAACCCAAGAAACCTGACGAGGCTGACGACATTAGCACTGTTGTTTGA